The window CCTCCTCACTCGGCTGAACTCACCCGCCCGCGCGTGGGGTGTCTTAGCAGGGGCCCCGCGGGGCTCCGATCTTACTAGCCGTGTCCCCAGAGCGCTGAGCCCACAGGACTTCTGTCCCCAGCCGGGtcactgcccaccccccacccgacCTCCCCTTAGCTGAGCACTGTGTTCCCAAAGCCaaagccccacccccaggaggcCCCCTCCCTGTGCTGACCCGTCCACCCCCAGTACGGGTGCCCCCTTCCCAAGGTGGGTAGTGGGTTCTGCCTCCCGCACTTAGGCTGCGTCCCCAACACCCTTCCCAGTGACCACTGACCCCAGGCCTCCCAAACCCTGGAGCTGGAGCGTGCGGACCTGTGCACGGCCAGTGCTCTTTGCTTCTCCTCGTTTGGCAGGTGGGAGCCTGCTCCAAGCACTTCCAAGTTCCTCCGcctgctccccacacacacagcttACTGCCCCGGTTGTCCTTCAGAGCCCTGCTCCAGCCTCTCCACTCACTGGGGAAGGTGTGCCTGACCCCAGGGGTGAAGCAGGGCCCTACCCCGGCACTCAGCGCCTCGCTACTCCTCCGTGGGGCACCATCCTTTCATGAGCCAGAACACGTCCCCATCCTGGACCAGCCGCTTTTGAAGGATAGagcccccagccccttcccacaTCCTCTCCCAGCCCAGTGACCCAGGTCTGAGAGGGAGCGGGGTTACAGGACCCCGGGGCCCCTGCCCCGCCCTCTGTGCCCAGCCAGCCACCATGAATCAGCAGCTCAAGCCCAGCCAGCCAGCTTTACACCTGGGCTGCCGGCTGGCTGGTGATTCTGAGCAATCAGGAGCTGGAGACTAGCCGGTGGGGACAGCCTGGGGTTACTGGAGCCACAACCAACTGTACCCCATGCCCTCATGTCCTGTGGCACTCCACCTGCCTCGGCCAGGAAGCTCCCAGCTGCCTCCCTTACTCTCTGGTGTGGCCCAGCAGGGTTCCCATTCAGACCAGACCTCCAGGTGGGGCATCTCAGCCCTGCtgccatcccccaccccccacacacaagaCTTGGCCCAGCTTGGTCTCCAGGTTCCCCAAGATCTGAAGCCCAGTGGCCACGCTGACCAGGCCCCTAGAGGTCCAACTCCCAGATGGTTTCCACCCCTAAAGCCCAGGGTAAGGACACAGAATGTCCCTGTCGTGGAGACACCCTGCCTGACGCCCATTGGGGCCCAGGCCCTCCCCCACCTGAGCTACAGTGGAGGCAGTAGAGGCTAGTAGCTCAGTGTGCGTCTAGAGAGCTGAAATGATCCTCTTTCCCCTTAACTAGGAAGGAAGGCTATTTCCTCCACTCCACCCAGCTCCGGGCAGGGCAGGCCTTCGTGCCTGGCCGCCTCCCTGACCACTGAGTGAAGGGGCAGTCTGGATCTGGACCAGGCGCTGAGCCTGCCCAATGAACCCCCAGCAGGGGAGCAGACTCGGGTGTGGGAGGCCGTCACACTCTGCCCCTCAGGGCCCCTGGCTGGGTGAAGCACAGAGGGTGCTGAAGATCTAGGTACCCAAGTGATGTGGCCAGTGTGGGCTCTGGTGAGGCCAGGCCAGGTGGGTGTGTGATGCAGAGACCCAGCCACCCCTTCGGGCAGTGGGGGCAGCAGGGCAGCTCCTGAAGCCAGGGACACAGCTGAGCAAGGGGGAACTTCCTTTATTGTGAGAGTCTGGTGCAGGCCCTTGACACTCAGACCTCCCTGGGTCCTGCGAGGTCACCACCTGACAGCACCATCTGACACAGAAGTCCCTCGAGGGAGGACCCACAGCCCCAATGCGTTTGGATCAGGGTCCTGTCCCAGAGGTGACTAGGTCAGCTCCATTCTGGCGGGAAGGATGAGGGCTGACCCGCAGACCAGAGCACCCCAGCTCTGAGAATGGGCAGAGGCGTCTTCATCAGCTCTGGGCCAAGGTCCAGGGTCTGAGTCCAGGTCCACCTCGATGTGTGCCAGCCCCCTTAGCATTCCCCCGGCCCCTCCCGTGCTCGCCAGCTCCCCAGCTGGCACTATGCCCTCATGCCTCAGAAACTCAAGGAGAATGCCCCAGCTTTTGCTAGCATGGTTGCCCCTTGCTCACCTGAGCCCCTCACAGGGTGCACAGCAGGATCTCAGCAAATCACCCATGACATCAGAAACTGGGGGGAGGCAAGTACAGCCACCTCAACTTGGGCCTCCAGCTGGTCATGGCCACTGGCCCTCAGCCACCCACAGACTCACACATGCCTGCACACACCTTGACATGTAAATACCAGGACATACATTAGTGCATTTGTACCGCACAGCACAGGGAAACACATGGCTCCAGAAGGATTTTCTGATTCGACATTTGGTGGCTGTCCCTGCCCTGACACCCTCCAGGGAAGACCCTGCCCAGCTCCGAGAGCTTTGGATCTCAGCATTTCCCAGGCTGAGCAGCTCTGACCACTGAGATCCCCCCTCTTTTGAGTCTCCAGAGTACCGTGACTCCTATGCACCACCCCTTAGAGATAGCCCACTGGGACTGAGGAGACCTGGAGACAGACACACTCCGCCAGGGGACCCCTAGGCATCCAGGTCCCCCACAGTGAGGTTCCAAGGGAGACCCTGGTTTCTGGAGGGGACAGGAGGATCGAAGAGGTCCGGGATGTTCGGCCCAGACTCCTGCACCCACAGCTGGCACACATGCAGCATTCCTACATGTGCACAGGCTCCCACATGGAGCATCGTGCTGACCAGAGGTCCCAGGCCAAGGGTCAAGGCTGCCAGCCACAGTGGTGCTGGGAGGCATGACAGGCTGAGGAAGGGGGGCAGGCAGGTGCAATCCCCTCCTTGAGTTCCAGTGTGGCTGGCCGGCAGTGTTCCCATCACTGCTCAATCTCCAGACTGCCAGACGGCTGCTGCGGTGGCTCTGGGGGCTTAAAGCTGAGGACTTCCTGGTAGGTGAGCTCTGGAGGGGAGTGAGGGGAAAGCTGAGCTCATGCTGCCACTAGCTCAGCACTGCACACCAGCTTGTCTGGTGCCAGTCACCCAGCCAGGTCCACCAGCCTCAGTCCATGGGCCTTCCAGAGCCTGCCCCATGCTTCCCCGGCCTCTTCTGGACACACCAACCCCATCTCTAACCGCCCCACTCCAGAGCTGGTGGCCATGTTGTGCCCCCTCCCAAACCTCCCGGAGGAGCTATGGCACTTCCTGCACGCCTCCATGGGAAGGCAGCCCTCAGGCCGCTGGGTTTCACCTCCACCTACCCCCGCCCAGCCTCCCATGACCCACCggcctcccctgcccacccttcCACTCCTCCACAGTGCGGTCCTTTGCTTCAACGCTTTCATCGTAGGGCTCGGCCTCAGGCTCATCATCCGGGTCATGGTACTGGCTGAAGTAGGCATGGGCCAGGGCGTCGGCTGCACTGACCCTCTGGTCACTGTCCAGCACCAGCATCCTTCCCAGAAGGTCCACAGCTGCAGAGTGgtcaggggagggcaggggctggagggcaGCTCTGCATCCAGGGCCAGACGTGGAGCCCAGCCCAGACCCAGGGCCCGTCCTCACCCAGGGGGTTGGCTCCACAGAAGAGGCTCCTGAGGTCCTTCTGGGGCATGGGGGGCAGGGACTGGATGTATGTCCGGGCCTGTGGGTACATGGAAGGGCCTGAGGGGGCTGCTCACACCCTACTTACCCTGGCCCCAAACTAGGCAGGGGCTCGCTGAGAGAAAGCCCCACTCTCATGCCGTCCAACAGGCCTGGGCAGGGACCTGCATGGAGCAGAGACCACCTCCTTTGGCTCTGGTGGCTCCAGCATCTCACTCCCAGTGCCTTGGCCAGGGCACTGTTGTCAGTGCTGCAATTTTGCCCTCGCTGTCCCTCATGTCCACCTGCTCCCCCCTGAAGGGGTCAGGCTCCCGCCTTAGGCTCCATTCCACAGTGGCCCACGCTCCCCACATGGTGTCCGGTGCATCCCCCCACCGCCCTGCCTCCAGAGGACTCACATGTTCGGAGGATATCTTTGCCAGAACCTCAGAGCTTGGTGTGCCCACCACTTCCATGATACGCTTCAGCTGGTCGATGTCTGCCTGGCTCAGGAAATGCCCACTGCCAGGCCGCCAGATCCCAGATCTTGGGGCCGTGCCCAGAACCTGCTCTCCTACAGCTGGGGACCATGAGCCCATGATGGCACGGCATGGGGCACAGGAAGCAAGACTGGCCAGAAAGAGCCCACCTTCCTTGTCCCCCATCCCGCAGGAAGGGACCCTGGCTCAAccctcctccccaacctgggCCAAGGATACAGTCATTTCCCGGGAAAAGGGCCTTTCCTTGGAGCAGCTCAGCCATGATGCAGCCCACAGACCAGATGTCCACTGCTGGGGAAGGGGTCTCCATCAGCCTGTCTACCCCAGGTCCCTCCTCAGAGGACTGGGGGGCTGCCTAGATGGCGCCAGTCCAGTTCCCAAATCGTACCCAGGTCCCTTCCTCCTCTAGACACAGCCCTGGGCAAGACCCAACATACTCCTGTCCTCTGAAAGCCTGTTTCTGAAAGGCCTGCTCCCAGACCTTGCAGTCCCCCACGAGTGGAACACCCCCACGTCCTTGGCTTTGgtctccccatccccatccccaggcCCTGGCATGAGCTCAGCCTGCCCATCCTGGTCCCAAGCCACAGGCAGCCCCATGAGTTGACGTCACCCGTCTGGTTGTAGTGCATCCAGTTGAGCATGATCTCGGGTGCGCGGTACCAGCGCGTGGCCACGTAGCCGGTCATCTCCTCGTCAGCCTGGCGCGCCAGCCCGAAGTCCAGGATCTAGAGCAAGCGCCTGGGGTCAGCGCCTCCCGGAAGCCCCGCCCTCTGCCCCGCCCCCTCCAGGGCTCACCCTGAGCTCGCAGTCCTCGTTCACTGCCACGTTGCTGGGCTTCAGGTCCTGCAGGACGGTGGGCTGTGAGCGCAGGAGAGCGCAGCGCGGGTCCTGCAGGGGCCTGACCCTCACCCCGCGGCACCTACCCGGTGGATGATCCCCGCTGAGTGGATGTACTGCGAGGGGGAGGACGAGCGTCAGGTTCCCGCCCCTGCTCCGCGCCCCGCCGGCCGGCGCCTCGCCCACCTTCAGCCCGCGCAGCAGCTGGTACACGAGGAACTGAACATGCTCGTCGCTCAGCGCCTGGCACTTGACGATGTTGTTCAGGTCGGCTCCCATCAGGGTGGTCACCAGGTACCTGGGTAGGGGCAGCGGTCAGGACCGAGCCCTGCCCCCGCCTTCCTGGCCGCGTGTCCGACTTCCGCTTACACTTCGCTGAAGTCCTCGATGGAGGTGGCGGGAGTGAAGACGTCCAGCAACCCGATGACCTGGCGGGGAGGGGCGTCAGGAGGGCGATCCGGCCCAGGCCCGCCCGCGCGCCCCCGCGGGGAGTCCCAGCTCACATTCTCGTGCTTCAGGTGTTTGAGCAGCCGCAGCTCCCGGTACGTCCTCCGAGCGTGGATCAGTGACTGGAAGGGGCGCGACAGCTTCTTCACCGCCACCTTCTGGCGCAGCCGCGCGTCGTAGGCCGAGCTGCAAGGGCGTGGGTGAGGAGGCCGGCGGGGGCCCCACGCTCACAGACACCCCCCGCCGCCACACCTCCGCGAGGATGGCACCGCTAACCCAACCCTGCTCGCCCACCGCTCTCCTCCCTCGGCCCGTTTGCTCCAGAGGATCTCTCGGGGCTGTACCGCCATCCGTGTGCTGCTGCAGGGTCCCAGGGATGAGAATGTCACCTGCTCGGCCTCTGAGCCTCCCTCCTCAAGAGGCAACTCCCCCTCCACCGCACCCGTACACGCAGGCCTTCTCAGCCTGCCCCACCAGAGAACCCCAGAGCAGGACTGGATCTTTTGTCCACTCACCCCCACGACTCTCACGCCCAACTCAGCAAGGCTGGGAGAGGAAAGTGTCCACTGACCAGGGTGGAAATAACACACCAGAAAGACAGCCACTGGCTATTCCCACAGCAAACGGTCCCCCTCCCCCATGGGCTGTGGGTCTGGAGGCTCCCTGAAGGTTCTGGAGCTGCCTCCAAAGCCTCCGAATACGCAAAATAGGGAGGAAAAGCTGGCATCATTACTTGCAACAGTGAGCAACCGGACAGTAGGAAATGTCCAACAGAAGCTGGTATTTGCATCCACAGATCTTCCGTTGCTCAACCCGTCCTCAGAGGTCCAGACCCTCCACCTGCATACCCATCTACTCTTCACGGGGAGACGCAACAGTCACTGGCATCACACACACCCCCCTTGACGCCCACTGTGCCCAGGACAGGGCCCTGCTGAAGGCGACTCGCTCCACAGGCTGCTCCCTCTAACTGGTGTGCCTCCCTGACTCTTCACCTCCTGTCTCTGCGACCTTGCGGAGTCCACACAGTCCCGGCAGCAGCTCCTGCAGGACtaggtggtggggggaggtgtaGCCAGGTAGGTGCCTGGAGCATCTGTGCCCCTCCTCCTAGCCTATGACCTGCTGGGGAAGGTCCAAGTCACTCTTGTGGTGGGAAGTAGGGGTGGGCCCCTTAGGTGGGGCAGCAGATCCTTTGGCCTCATTGCATCTGTGCAGTGGATCCACAGGGAGTTGGCCCTGGGGGGACAGCTTCATCAGAGGAACAAGGGAGCCCGGGAGAGGGCTGTCATCGGCACTAGGCCTCATCAAGCTAAGTGCAGTGGAGAGAGACCTGGGCCTCCCTTGGTGAGCTTGACACTCAAGAGGAATTCCCAGAAGGTGACTCTGGGCCAGAGGCAATTCCAGCAAGGGCTCGGTCAGATTCCCCAGGGGCCATTCACACTTTGTTCCTGACCCTCTTCTTGCCCTTGCCATCTTAGAGATAAGACAGAGGCTTATCTCTGGCCTGCCTGAGGCTCCTGACAGCTTTGACAGTGTGAGATCAGAGGCCATGGGGAAACCAAACCCCTCCTCCAGAGTCCAGCACTGGGTCTCAGGATGGGGTCCACTGGAAATCCCATTCTTAACCTTCCAGATCCTGGAGCAATGTCAGCCCCTCGAGGGCCCCTGCCTCCTCACCGCATGACCCCTGCAGTGGACAGCAGTCACCTGCTACTGGCATGGGTAAGGACCCCACTGAGTGCTGAGGGGGACACCTCTCAACAGCCACACCCACGATCAGCTTCACTTTCAACATTTCAACACCGGGACTGCCTGCAACCACCTCACCCTAAGCCCCCTGAAGCTTCCCCACCCTCCAGGGTAAAAGACCTCAGCCGCTGGAACCCTACGTCCCCCTTCCAgtctctgtcctctctctgggCCCCAGGGCCTAACTGTGGGGCTGTGGTGTTGAGCTCTTTTGGTTGGGACAAAAACAGGGTGGGGTGTACCCCTAAGGATTGTAGGGGTAATGGCAGACGTCTCTGCTCAGGCCTAAGCCCCATCCAGACTCTTTTGCAAGACTGGAGAAGGGGCAGGACCCACGGGGAAGCCTGAGGCCATCCTAAGGGGAGGGGTCTTGCCCTCTCCCTAGCTGGGCTCTTCTTTTACAAACCAAAGTACCTGCCCTAGGGCGGGGGCATCTGCCAGACCTCCGGGCTGCCAGAGCCTAAACCGGGCAACCCAGATGCGTGCTCGGACGTCTAGGGGCCAGGAGACCCGCCCTTTCGCCGGCTGTGACGCCGCAGGATTCTGGCCTGGTGGGGGTCACTCTGGCTCAGAAGGGGCGAGAGATGACCCCTCTCCCCGCCCCGGAGCCGCGTCTGGTAGGAAAGTTTCCTTcacgtctcccaccccccattcaTTCCACTGATCCGCGCAGGGCCTGGGGCGGAGGCAGGGCGAGGCCCCACCCCACTTCGGGAACCCCGGGCGGGGAGAGAGTGGTGGCGCGCTCTCagtccctcccctgcccccccgccccgcccctacCAGACGGAACCGTAGGCGCCCGAGCCCACCGGGCGCAGCCCCTGCAGCCGCTGCGGCACCTCCCACACCGTCTTGTTCAGCTCCTGCCGGTAGAAGCCGGCGCGCGGACCCGACATGTCCGCCCGCGCCCCCCGCCGCACCGGAGCGCGAGCCGAACGCACGGAGGGCGGTGCGCGGGGCGGGGCTTCGAGGGGGTTCCCGGAGACAAGGCGGCTTCCTGCCCCTCCGAAGCACTGCTAAGCGGAAACCGGCACTCCTCCCGTCTCCCTGGGGCGGTCCCGGGGAGGATGGGCCTCCgccggggggagggggaggccaggGTCCGACTTACAACCCCTCCCGCTTATACCTCCTGGGGTCCACGCACCTCTCCAAATATCCGCCAGCGTTCCAGGCCGCCACCGCCTCGCACCGGGCTCGGCTTCCCGCACCCTTCCAGCCCACACCAGCGCCGgcacctcccttctccccacctcgAGTCCTGCACCCCGTCCCTCCCTGCTCCGGTGCGACACTTACAACCCCCTTCGCCTGCTCGGGTCCACgcattccccccacacacacacctgctacCGGGCCCTGCACCCCCGCCACCAGCTGCTTCCTCAGAAATGAAGTAGAACACTCAAAATCAAAGAAGCCAGGGCGAACCCTGGGAGACATTTCTCATCAACATCGAAAACACCGCCTAATAACAGCGAGGCACTGGGTTGAATCCGCCCCTCTGCGGTGGGCAGATGGCGCCTCGGGTCCTGGGCCGGCCTGGCCCCTCCCCGTGGAGGCCATTCTAGCTTGGGCGGTGAGGCTTTCCTCCTGGCAGACCTTCCTCTGACGTTGGCCGCCCAGCGCCTCTAGGGGAAACTGCGAGCCCTGTCAGGACCAGGGACAGCGGCGGCGCCCGGAGGGCCTCCGGGGTGTTGTCCCCATAAGAAGCTCTCCCCAAATGGGTCTTCTTTGGTGCCTGGTACCTTTCCTCCTTCTGAAACAGCCCCGTCAActgtcacctcttccaggaagcccacTTTGACTTTCCCAGGTATCGGGGAGCCCCTGTAGTTAGCAACCAACTGCAGTTCCCAGGGGCTGCGAACTCCCGCAAAGCACTTTGCTCGAAGGGTTCAGTTCTCACAGGCTACTAGGGTGCTCCCCGGTGCCAGCAGGATAGTCTCGCTCTCTGCCCAGCGCTCTGGGCCGGCGCATCTGCTTGTATTTCCCCGTCCAGTGACCAGGGCTCGGAGGAAAGGACTCCCCGTGGATAAACGCCTCCTGacacccccccgccccgccccccgcagTGGCTGGGCTGCCCTTCCCAGGAAAGCCGGAAATTAGGCTCCTGCGTTGGGCAACCTTCTGCTTTTTCGAAACAAACTAAAAcctgagtttttttgttgttgttttaaggagggcgcagctcacactggctggcccatgcggggatcgacccggcaacctgggtgttatcagcaccgcgctctaaccaactgagctaactggccaccccagttATGGAACTCTCCTGATTTTTACATATTGGcaaccaaatgaaaataaaatatgttaacgCAGAACCGGGCAAACAGACATGTCTGCTGGCGAATCCGGACTCCGGGGATTCAAGAAGCGAAGAAGAAAACAGGGTTTGAGTCCCAGCCACGCCCGCCACCCGAGCCACCAGGCCTCACTTTCCCGCCGGGAGGCGGTATCCCTCCCCTCGCCTCCCGCTCCGGGCCTCCTCCAGGGCCCCGCCCTGGGCTCCTTTCTCCGGTGGCCGAGGTTTTGTGCGGAGTTAATGGGGCTTCAGCTAAAGCCGGGGGCTGGGCGGGAGCTGAGCCCGGGCTGTGGGAACCGGGCTGTGGGGCCGCGGGAAGGCCTGGCCTTTGTCTGCGCGGACCCGCGGGCTAGAGCGCATTCCCATGGCGACCGGCCCCGTCGCTGCGCGGAGGCTGGGCAACCCCGTGCTCTCCCCAGGGGTGGGGGAGTCCGCCTGCTCAAGGAAGCCTGGGCCGGACCTTGCCCACTGCTCCCCGGGAATCCCGGTGGTGAATGGTCAGAGCTGACCAGAGAGGAGCGGCTTCCCTGCCGGGCTCAGCGGATCACGCAGAGTGGGGACACTCATTCAGCAGCCCCGCCGCGTTGTCTTCTGGGGAGGGTCCGAGTTGTAACACTGCAGGGGAACGGCTAGGGAGAGTTTCCCGTGGGTGTGACGGCAGGCAGAGTAGGGCAGGTCAGGAAGACTGGGCCGGGCATCAAGAGAGTCCTGGCTTTCAAGGACTTAAGGAACAGAAAGgtgggtggccttgggcaggggGCTATGGCAGGCTGGTGGGGGAGGAGCACAGCCCGGATTTCAGACTTTTGACATCAGGGTGATGGGAGAGCTGCTGCACATTTTCCTAGCATCCTCCAGGCCACCATGTCAAGGTTGCCACCTCTGGGCGAGAGCACTGAACCTGGAGCAGCAGGCGGTGTGGGGCTGGAACAGCAGCTGGGAGGTGATAGGATGGGGTGTGTTCACCTAGGGGGGCAGGGGGCTGAACAGGCCTGGTCTCTCCACCCTGTGACTCATTGTCACCCCTAAATATCGAGCCCAGCCCTTCTCTCCATGTCCACTCCCCCCTCCTCTGGTCCAGGCCACCCCATTTTCAGCCCCTTGCTGGGCTAGCTGCACTTCTCCCAGAGGTCACAATAAACTTCCTAAAATGCCAATCTGGCTGGGGGGTGGGTAGGGTTTGGGCTCTTAAGCAAGGGGGTGTTGCTTGCAACTTGGAAGGAAAAGTCTAGGGATTCCAGTGGCCTCCTCCCATCActgtctctccccactccctctaCCTTGGAGAAAATGTAAGTGGAAAGCAAGAGGTGGTCACCCCTTGGTCTTTCAGCATTCTGACCACTCAAGCCTGGCCTGCCCTTCCCATGCACCCCAATATCCAAGCCCATTGTCTACCCTTCACCAGCCCCATGGAAGGCAGGCCCTGGAGCGTTCACACTCCTGTCCTCTGAGGGGGCACCCCACCTAATGGACCTGCAGCCCTTGCCCTATCTCCACGCTTCAGAGTGGAAGAGGGTCTCACTGACTTCCCCATCTTCTTGCCTGGTTGTTGGGagtgtggagggtgggagggcagaAGTGGACTACACAGGTCCAGTCTAAAAGCCAGGCCTCCATGCCCCCTGCCAGGCTCAGCACTTCACCCTAACTCTGATTTAGCAGTAACTTGTTTAGATTTCCTGACTAGCGGTGACTCTGGGAAGCGAGGAGCCTAGTGTGGCCATAGCAGTGTCATTTCAGGGGTGCCTGGGCAGGGGATGTCAGTTGTTCGCCTAGTACCCCTTCCTTGTGGGAGATACCCACCCTTATTCCATGGGGCTTGAACGGGGCTGCCCCATGCATAGTGGCTCATGGTCAAGGTCTAGCCCGATGGGAGTCTCCAGACAGTGATGTGCCCCAAGGGGGAGAGTCACAGGCTGGGGCTGCCTGCCACCAGCATCTCTGCTGCCCAAGGATAAACCCACATGCATTGGGAAGCAGTTCAGATGGCAGGGACCCAGACATGTGAGCGcctggatccagccatacctGCAGCTGCaccacctccatttcctcattctgGAGCCACCAAATCCCCTTTCTGTGTAGGCTGGTACTCTCAGGGCACAGGGGCTCCCCCAGAGCTGGCCCTGTCTGTCCCATTTACTGCTGTGTCCCTAGTGCCCAGGACAGTGCATGCAACCTAAGGGGATGGACACACGGATGCTGTGCAgtcacgcgcgcacacacacatgtgcctGGTGGCTGCGGGTGGCACAGCTCAGAGCCCCTGCCCTGTGCAGGACATCACTGGGAGCTCCCCCGACTCTGGCATCAGCAAAGGTGCCATTTGCTCTCCCACACAGGGCCCTTGAGCCCTACTGATGTCCTGAGTCATCCTGGGTGGTTCAGGggacagaggagaaacccacccTAATGGCCCACTGCCTCGAACAGGGGGACACCAGGCTCTCTACCCCAGAGCCAGCCGTGTCTAGTGGGGTCTGCATACAATAAGGTAAGGGCTTACTCAATGTGTACTGGGGGGACCCtcacctcagaaagaaacagTCTCCAAGAACTCAAGGTCCAGACGGCAGGCTGATACCatgcccacccccaaccccatggCTCCTAGTGGCCCAGCCCAAGCGGGGGTTGGGGGACGTCTTGACCACTAGAAGGTGTCCCGCCAGCCCAATGCCCCGACTTCCTTGCCTGGTACCTCTTGTAGGGCTGCCTACAAGGGCTGCCTCCTTGTACCTCTCTGGAACCACAGTCCTTTCTGGGATCTCTTTTGGGCCTGAGCTGCCCCCAGCCCTCCCATACCCGAGGCCTCATCTGCCAGCACTTGACCATCATGGTCTCTGGGGCagcagagcagggagggtgtGGACTCAGGAGGCTGGTGGGCATTAGCttctgcacccccccccccaggcctggTCCAGAGTAGTTAGGGAGGTGGGGGGTGTGAAGCCCATAGGCTCACCTGAGGGTGGGATCCTAGGGCCAAacagggcctgggagggaggcCGTGAGCAGGACAGCAGTTTGGACTGCCCCAGGAGGAACCCAACCAACCAGCCAAGTTAAAAACACAGCTGTATTTGATTTATAATTAACACGATTTACAAAAGGAGTGGGGATGGTCCTGGGTAGAGCTGCTCCTGGTCCCCGAGACCGGGGCAGGGCCTCCAGGAC of the Rhinolophus sinicus isolate RSC01 linkage group LG02, ASM3656204v1, whole genome shotgun sequence genome contains:
- the MAPK11 gene encoding mitogen-activated protein kinase 11 isoform X5, giving the protein MSGPRAGFYRQELNKTVWEVPQRLQGLRPVGSGAYGSVCSAYDARLRQKVAVKKLSRPFQSLIHARRTYRELRLLKHLKHENVIGLLDVFTPATSIEDFSEVYLVTTLMGADLNNIVKCQALSDEHVQFLVYQLLRGLKYIHSAGIIHRDLKPSNVAVNEDCELRILDFGLARQADEEMTGYVATRWYRAPEIMLNWMHYNQTAVDIWSVGCIMAELLQGKALFPGNDYIDQLKRIMEVVGTPSSEVLAKISSEHARTYIQSLPPMPQKDLRSLFCGANPLAVDLLGRMLVLDSDQRVSAADALAHAYFSQYHDPDDEPEAEPYDESVEAKDRTVEEWKELTYQEVLSFKPPEPPQQPSGSLEIEQ
- the MAPK11 gene encoding mitogen-activated protein kinase 11 isoform X3, with protein sequence MLQAPTWLHLPPPPSPAGAAAGTVWTPQGRRDRSSAYDARLRQKVAVKKLSRPFQSLIHARRTYRELRLLKHLKHENVIGLLDVFTPATSIEDFSEVYLVTTLMGADLNNIVKCQALSDEHVQFLVYQLLRGLKVGEAPAGGARSRGGNLTLVLPLAVHPLSGDHPPGRCRGVRVRPLQDPRCALLRSQPTVLQDLKPSNVAVNEDCELRILDFGLARQADEEMTGYVATRWYRAPEIMLNWMHYNQTAVDIWSVGCIMAELLQGKALFPGNDYIDQLKRIMEVVGTPSSEVLAKISSEHARTYIQSLPPMPQKDLRSLFCGANPLAVDLLGRMLVLDSDQRVSAADALAHAYFSQYHDPDDEPEAEPYDESVEAKDRTVEEWKELTYQEVLSFKPPEPPQQPSGSLEIEQ
- the MAPK11 gene encoding mitogen-activated protein kinase 11 isoform X2 — its product is MSGPRAGFYRQELNKTVWEVPQRLQGLRPVGSGAYGSVCSAYDARLRQKVAVKKLSRPFQSLIHARRTYRELRLLKHLKHENVIGLLDVFTPATSIEDFSEVYLVTTLMGADLNNIVKCQALSDEHVQFLVYQLLRGLKVGEAPAGGARSRGGNLTLVLPLAVHPLSGDHPPGRCRGVRVRPLQDPRCALLRSQPTVLQDLKPSNVAVNEDCELRILDFGLARQADEEMTGYVATRWYRAPEIMLNWMHYNQTVDIWSVGCIMAELLQGKALFPGNDYIDQLKRIMEVVGTPSSEVLAKISSEHARTYIQSLPPMPQKDLRSLFCGANPLAVDLLGRMLVLDSDQRVSAADALAHAYFSQYHDPDDEPEAEPYDESVEAKDRTVEEWKELTYQEVLSFKPPEPPQQPSGSLEIEQ
- the MAPK11 gene encoding mitogen-activated protein kinase 11 isoform X8; translated protein: MGADLNNIVKCQALSDEHVQFLVYQLLRGLKVGEAPAGGARSRGGNLTLVLPLAVHPLSGDHPPGRCRGVRVRPLQDPRCALLRSQPTVLQDLKPSNVAVNEDCELRILDFGLARQADEEMTGYVATRWYRAPEIMLNWMHYNQTAVDIWSVGCIMAELLQGKALFPGNDYIDQLKRIMEVVGTPSSEVLAKISSEHARTYIQSLPPMPQKDLRSLFCGANPLAVDLLGRMLVLDSDQRVSAADALAHAYFSQYHDPDDEPEAEPYDESVEAKDRTVEEWKELTYQEVLSFKPPEPPQQPSGSLEIEQ
- the MAPK11 gene encoding mitogen-activated protein kinase 11 isoform X7; amino-acid sequence: MSGPRAGFYRQELNKTVWEVPQRLQGLRPVGSGAYGSVCSAYDARLRQKVAVKKLSRPFQSLIHARRTYRELRLLKHLKHENVIGLLDVFTPATSIEDFSEVYLVTTLMGADLNNIVKCQALSDEHVQFLVYQLLRGLKVGEAPAGGARSRGGNLTLVLPLAVHPLSGDHPPGRCRGVRVRPLQDPRCALLRSQPTVLQDLKPSNVAVNEDCELRILDFGLARQADEEMTGYVATRWYRAPEIMLNWMHYNQTAVDIWSVGCIMAELLQGKALFPGNDYIDQLKRIMEVVGTPSSEVLAKISSEHVPAQACWTA
- the MAPK11 gene encoding mitogen-activated protein kinase 11 isoform X6 — translated: MSGPRAGFYRQELNKTVWEVPQRLQGLRPVGSGAYGSVCSAYDARLRQKVAVKKLSRPFQSLIHARRTYRELRLLKHLKHENVIGLLDVFTPATSIEDFSEVYLVTTLMGADLNNIVKCQALSDEHVQFLVYQLLRGLKYIHSAGIIHRDLKPSNVAVNEDCELRILDFGLARQADEEMTGYVATRWYRAPEIMLNWMHYNQTVDIWSVGCIMAELLQGKALFPGNDYIDQLKRIMEVVGTPSSEVLAKISSEHARTYIQSLPPMPQKDLRSLFCGANPLAVDLLGRMLVLDSDQRVSAADALAHAYFSQYHDPDDEPEAEPYDESVEAKDRTVEEWKELTYQEVLSFKPPEPPQQPSGSLEIEQ
- the MAPK11 gene encoding mitogen-activated protein kinase 11 isoform X1, whose protein sequence is MSGPRAGFYRQELNKTVWEVPQRLQGLRPVGSGAYGSVCSAYDARLRQKVAVKKLSRPFQSLIHARRTYRELRLLKHLKHENVIGLLDVFTPATSIEDFSEVYLVTTLMGADLNNIVKCQALSDEHVQFLVYQLLRGLKVGEAPAGGARSRGGNLTLVLPLAVHPLSGDHPPGRCRGVRVRPLQDPRCALLRSQPTVLQDLKPSNVAVNEDCELRILDFGLARQADEEMTGYVATRWYRAPEIMLNWMHYNQTAVDIWSVGCIMAELLQGKALFPGNDYIDQLKRIMEVVGTPSSEVLAKISSEHARTYIQSLPPMPQKDLRSLFCGANPLAVDLLGRMLVLDSDQRVSAADALAHAYFSQYHDPDDEPEAEPYDESVEAKDRTVEEWKELTYQEVLSFKPPEPPQQPSGSLEIEQ